A section of the Phaseolus vulgaris cultivar G19833 chromosome 8, P. vulgaris v2.0, whole genome shotgun sequence genome encodes:
- the LOC137825660 gene encoding small ribosomal subunit protein eS4z-like — protein sequence MARGLKKHLKRLNAPKHWMLDKLGGAFAPKPSSGPHKSRECLPLILILRNRLKYALTYREVIAILMQRHVLVDGKVRTDKTYPSGFMDVVSIPKTNENFRLLYDTKGRFRLHSVRDDEAKFKLCKVKSVQFGQKGIPYLNTFDGRTIRYPDPVIRANDTIKLDLEENKIVDFIKFDVGNVVMVTGGRNRGRVGVIKSRERQKGSFDTIHVQDATGHEFATRLANVFTIGKGTKPLISLPKGKGIKLSIIEEARKRTAAQQATAA from the exons GCTAGGGGATTGAAGAAACATTTGAAGAGGCTCAATGCTCCTAAGCATTGGATGCTTGACAAATTGGGTGGTGCATTT GCTCCCAAACCCTCATCTGGACCCCACAAATCGAGGGAGTGCCTTCCTCTCATACTCATCCTCCGAAATCGGTTGAAGTATGCTCTTACCTACCGTGAAGTCATTGCTATTCTGATGCAGCGACATGTGCTTGTTGATGGCAAAGTCAGGACAGACAAGACATACCCTTCTGGTTTCATGG ATGTTGTATCTATACCTAAAACAAACGAGAACTTCCGCCTGCTCTATGACACCAAAGGTCGTTTCCGTCTTCACTCTGTCAGGGATGATGAGGCCAAG TTTAAGCTGTGCAAGGTAAAGTCGGTGCAGTTTGGTCAGAAAGGTATTCCATACCTGAACACCTTTGATGGTCGTACCATCCGATACCCAGACCCTGTCATCAGAGCCAATGACACCATTAAGCTGGATCTGGAGGAAAACAAGATCGTTGATTTTATCAAATTTGATGTTGGTAACGTTGTTATGGTTACTGGAGGAAGAAACAGGGGGCGTGTTGGAGTTATTAAGAGCAGGGAGAGGCAAAAGGGCAGCTTTGACACAATTCACGTTCAGGATGCCACTGGACATGAATTTGCTACTCGTTTGGCAAACGTGTTCACTATTGGGAAGGGGACAAAGCCTTTGATATCACTTCCCAAGGGTAAGGGTATTAAGCTATCCATCATTGAGGAAGCTAGAAAAAGGA